One region of Bacteroidota bacterium genomic DNA includes:
- a CDS encoding DUF4412 domain-containing protein, with protein sequence MKKITQFALLAFLLISTSNFSQAQENGRLVGQGKIVFEISYPNSQLDQQTLAMMPTESVLYFKGNMSRSEIQMGIGSTSIISDHKLGETITLMDMLGNKSAVKMTKMDAEAERSSNNKPTVELKSDTKVIAGYNCKKAVVTTTGRNGGVTFDAWFTTELMARNSFQSEIEGIDGFMLEFQTEQNGMTMKMTAKSVEEQQVDDSKFMLPEGYTVMTKEQFQQMYKGGK encoded by the coding sequence ATGAAAAAAATTACTCAATTCGCTTTGCTTGCATTTCTCTTGATCTCGACATCTAACTTTTCGCAGGCTCAGGAAAACGGCAGATTGGTTGGTCAGGGTAAAATCGTATTTGAAATTTCTTACCCGAATTCTCAATTAGATCAACAAACCCTTGCCATGATGCCCACGGAATCTGTGCTCTATTTTAAAGGCAATATGAGCCGTTCAGAAATACAGATGGGTATTGGTTCAACCTCTATTATTTCGGATCATAAATTGGGTGAAACAATTACCCTGATGGATATGCTCGGAAATAAATCTGCAGTCAAGATGACAAAAATGGATGCGGAAGCAGAACGCAGTTCAAATAATAAACCAACAGTTGAGTTAAAATCAGATACCAAAGTAATCGCCGGTTACAATTGCAAAAAAGCTGTCGTTACTACAACCGGCAGGAACGGTGGAGTGACTTTTGATGCATGGTTTACCACTGAACTGATGGCCCGCAATTCATTTCAATCAGAAATTGAAGGGATAGACGGCTTTATGTTGGAATTTCAGACTGAACAGAATGGTATGACGATGAAAATGACCGCGAAAAGTGTAGAAGAACAGCAGGTAGATGACTCCAAATTCATGCTGCCTGAAGGCTATACTGTTATGACTAAAGAACAATTTCAACAAATGTACAAAGGCGGAAAATAA
- a CDS encoding ATP-dependent Clp protease ATP-binding subunit encodes MEAKFSPRVKDVITFSREEALRLGHDYIGTEHLLLGLIREGEGMAIKILKSLGINLNELRKSVENSVKGSSASINNLSNIPLTKQAEKALKITYLEAKVFKSDVIGTEHLLLSILKDEDNIATQILNQYGINYDIVKEELDIIKSNFKSEAPQNPNEDDPYAKDDEGGSGGGMSGKKSSDSKSKTPVLDNFGRDLTKAAEEGRLDPIVGREKEIERVSQILSRRKKNNPILIGEPGVGKSAIAEGLALRIVQRKVSRVLFNKRIVTLDLASLVAGTKYRGQFEERMKAVMNELEKSPDVILFIDEIHTIIGAGGASGSLDASNMFKPALARGEIQCIGATTLDEYRQYIEKDGALDRRFQRVLVEPASIDESLEILNNIKERYEEHHNVNFTPEAIKACVTLTSRYITDRFLPDKAIDALDESGSRVHITNIHVPKTILDLEGKVADIKNEKNRVVRSQKYEEAAKLRDTEKQLLEQLEVAKKQWEEETKNHRYTVTEQDVAEVVAMMTGIPVTRVAQTESHRLVKMADELRGKVIGQDDAIAKVVKAIQRNRAGLKDPNKPIGTFIFLGPTGVGKTELAKVIAKYLFDSEDALIRIDMSEYMEKFAVSRLIGAPPGYVGYEEGGQLTEKVRRKPYSVVLLDEIEKAHPDIFNLLLQVLDEGTLTDSLGRKVDFKNTIMIMTSNIGSRQLKDFGQGVGFQTSAKTTQADEHSRGVIENALKKAFAPEFLNRIDDVVMFNSLSKEDIHKIIDVELVHLYKRVIELGYKLQLTDEAKDFISERGYDVNYGARPLKRAIQKYLEDPLAEEIIKAEMTEGDILEVNFEKETSTLKIHVIKANVPPPAKTGTGRKKKDQE; translated from the coding sequence ATGGAAGCTAAATTTTCTCCCCGTGTCAAGGATGTAATAACCTTCAGCCGTGAAGAAGCACTTCGGCTGGGTCATGATTATATCGGCACCGAACACCTTTTGCTTGGACTCATCCGCGAAGGGGAAGGCATGGCAATAAAAATCCTCAAATCACTTGGTATCAACCTGAATGAATTGAGAAAATCAGTCGAGAATTCTGTCAAAGGAAGTTCTGCCTCAATCAATAACCTGAGCAATATCCCACTGACCAAACAAGCTGAAAAAGCCTTGAAAATCACTTATCTTGAAGCTAAAGTGTTCAAAAGTGATGTCATTGGAACGGAGCATCTGTTGTTATCGATTCTGAAAGACGAAGACAATATTGCCACTCAGATTCTGAATCAGTATGGTATTAACTACGATATCGTGAAAGAAGAACTGGACATTATCAAATCAAATTTTAAATCAGAAGCACCTCAGAATCCGAATGAGGATGATCCTTACGCGAAGGATGATGAAGGCGGCAGTGGCGGCGGTATGAGCGGAAAGAAGTCTTCGGATTCTAAATCCAAAACCCCGGTATTGGATAACTTCGGAAGAGATCTTACCAAAGCGGCAGAAGAAGGTCGCCTCGACCCTATTGTTGGTCGTGAAAAGGAAATTGAGCGAGTTTCTCAGATCCTGTCACGTCGTAAAAAGAACAATCCTATCCTTATTGGTGAACCAGGAGTTGGTAAATCTGCCATCGCTGAAGGTCTTGCACTCCGTATCGTACAACGTAAAGTGTCAAGGGTTCTTTTCAATAAGCGAATTGTGACTCTTGATCTGGCTTCTCTCGTTGCCGGAACAAAATATCGTGGCCAGTTCGAGGAACGAATGAAAGCTGTGATGAATGAACTCGAAAAATCTCCGGATGTAATCCTGTTCATAGACGAAATTCATACCATCATCGGTGCCGGCGGTGCTTCCGGTTCTTTGGACGCTTCAAATATGTTCAAACCGGCTCTTGCTCGTGGTGAAATCCAATGTATCGGTGCCACTACACTTGATGAATATCGTCAGTATATCGAAAAAGACGGTGCACTTGATCGTCGATTCCAGCGCGTACTTGTAGAGCCTGCTTCTATTGATGAATCTCTCGAGATTCTGAACAATATTAAAGAGCGTTATGAAGAACACCACAATGTGAACTTCACTCCCGAAGCAATCAAGGCTTGTGTGACCCTCACTTCCCGTTACATCACGGACCGTTTCCTTCCGGATAAAGCGATTGACGCTTTGGATGAATCCGGCAGCCGTGTACATATTACCAACATCCACGTTCCAAAGACCATCCTGGACCTGGAAGGCAAAGTAGCGGATATTAAGAATGAAAAGAATCGCGTTGTACGTAGCCAGAAATATGAAGAAGCTGCAAAATTACGGGATACCGAAAAGCAATTGCTCGAGCAACTTGAGGTTGCAAAGAAGCAATGGGAAGAAGAAACCAAGAATCACCGTTATACTGTAACTGAACAGGATGTCGCTGAAGTGGTAGCTATGATGACCGGAATTCCGGTGACTCGTGTAGCACAAACCGAAAGCCACCGTCTGGTGAAGATGGCTGATGAATTGCGTGGTAAAGTAATCGGACAAGATGACGCAATTGCTAAAGTTGTAAAAGCCATTCAACGTAATCGAGCAGGATTGAAAGATCCGAATAAGCCAATTGGAACTTTCATCTTCCTTGGCCCTACCGGTGTTGGTAAGACTGAACTTGCAAAAGTAATCGCGAAATATTTGTTCGATTCAGAAGATGCGTTGATCCGCATCGATATGAGTGAATACATGGAGAAATTCGCTGTTTCCCGATTGATTGGAGCGCCTCCGGGATATGTGGGATATGAAGAAGGCGGACAATTGACTGAAAAAGTTCGTCGCAAACCCTACTCTGTAGTGTTGCTGGATGAAATTGAAAAAGCTCACCCGGATATCTTCAACCTCCTCCTCCAGGTATTGGATGAAGGTACATTAACAGATAGTCTGGGCCGCAAGGTAGATTTCAAAAACACCATCATGATCATGACGTCCAACATTGGCTCACGCCAATTGAAGGATTTCGGACAAGGTGTTGGCTTCCAGACTTCCGCTAAGACAACCCAGGCTGATGAGCATTCACGTGGCGTAATTGAAAATGCTTTGAAGAAAGCATTTGCTCCGGAATTCCTCAACCGTATTGACGACGTAGTAATGTTCAACTCTCTTAGCAAGGAAGACATTCACAAAATCATCGATGTTGAACTGGTTCACCTCTACAAACGTGTGATTGAACTGGGTTACAAACTTCAACTGACGGATGAAGCAAAGGATTTCATTTCTGAAAGAGGTTATGACGTGAATTATGGAGCTCGTCCATTGAAACGTGCAATCCAGAAATACCTTGAAGATCCGCTGGCTGAAGAAATCATCAAAGCGGAAATGACTGAAGGCGATATTCTTGAAGTGAATTTTGAAAAAGAAACTTCTACTCTCAAAATTCATGTGATTAAGGCAAATGTTCCTCCTCCTGCCAAAACAGGCACAGGTAGAAAGAAAAAGGATCAGGAATAA
- a CDS encoding SDR family oxidoreductase: protein MSHQLLKGKRGIISGALDSNSIAWKVAQRCHQEGAQIVLTNAPIAMRMGEIKKLAEETQSEIIPADATSIEDLTNLYTKSMEITGGKIDFVLHSIGMSVNIRKNIPYVESNYEYYMKGIDVSALSLHKMLSVAMKLDAINDWGSVVALTYIAAQRTYPFYTDMADIKALLESITRSFGYHYGKKRNVRVNTISQSPTKTTAGSGIKGFDDFYNFADKLSPLGNASADACADYCVSLFSDLTKMVTMQNLYHDGGYSTTGISFEVMEKFGNS, encoded by the coding sequence ATGTCACATCAACTGTTAAAAGGTAAACGCGGAATCATTTCGGGAGCTCTTGATTCAAACTCCATCGCCTGGAAAGTCGCTCAACGCTGTCATCAGGAAGGTGCACAAATTGTGCTCACCAATGCCCCGATAGCCATGCGGATGGGTGAGATCAAAAAGCTTGCGGAAGAAACGCAATCAGAAATAATTCCTGCCGATGCAACCTCCATTGAAGATCTGACCAATCTGTACACAAAGTCGATGGAAATTACAGGCGGAAAAATTGATTTTGTGTTGCACAGTATTGGAATGTCTGTCAATATTCGTAAAAATATTCCCTACGTAGAAAGTAATTACGAATACTACATGAAGGGAATTGATGTATCAGCTTTGTCTTTACACAAGATGCTAAGTGTAGCGATGAAACTCGATGCTATCAATGATTGGGGTAGTGTTGTGGCGCTCACCTATATCGCTGCTCAAAGAACCTATCCGTTTTATACCGACATGGCGGATATCAAAGCATTGCTCGAATCCATCACACGTAGTTTTGGATATCACTATGGAAAAAAGCGAAATGTGCGCGTGAATACTATTTCACAATCACCAACTAAAACCACTGCCGGTTCCGGCATCAAGGGGTTTGATGATTTTTACAATTTTGCAGACAAACTTTCTCCTTTGGGAAATGCAAGTGCTGATGCTTGCGCGGATTATTGTGTTTCGCTATTCTCAGACCTCACCAAAATGGTAACTATGCAAAATTTGTATCATGATGGTGGCTACTCAACAACAGGTATCAGTTTTGAAGTTATGGAGAAATTCGGAAATTCTTAA
- the recN gene encoding DNA repair protein RecN, with translation MLQRLIVQNYALIDSLELDLNKGLNIITGETGAGKSILLGALSLILGQRADSSALLDKNRKCIVEGEFSFHKNDTAILRFFQAEQLDLDHGILIRREISPEGKSRAFINDTPVNLQQLKELGGLLVDIHSQHETLLLNKSNFQLSVLDAFVGHKDLLLNYANSYSTYKRLEKELLELRAEEQRSKADQDYFDFQYKELEEAHLESYDLEKLEDEYKTLTHAGEIQQGLEHLLTLLTSGESNVLSQITGMFGQVQQLSKYNNRLVDLAQRFKSVQIELKDLENELETIGSEIQSDPGRLEIVNEQLNTINKLQQKHRVNSIADLLRLKEEFGQKLEGIHSLDDKIASCESAMNDIRKALTDLSGQITANRNKTIPTVEASIKKLLSEVGMPNAILKIENTAYPEGEWGPNGCDQIRFLFSANKGIAYSEISKVASGGELSRLMLCLKSAVARLIELPTIVFDEIDTGVSGETAFKIGKVMQEMSKKHQLIAITHLPQIASRGEAHFFVYKNVTGKKTFTHVRQLTNDERVVEIARMLSGDKPTAVAMENAKELLKI, from the coding sequence ATGCTGCAACGATTAATCGTCCAGAATTACGCCTTGATAGATTCATTGGAACTGGATCTCAACAAAGGACTGAATATTATTACCGGTGAGACCGGTGCGGGTAAATCCATTCTGCTCGGAGCATTATCTCTCATTCTTGGTCAAAGAGCCGATTCTTCAGCGCTTCTTGATAAGAATAGAAAATGCATAGTGGAAGGTGAATTTAGTTTTCATAAAAACGATACTGCCATTCTCCGTTTCTTTCAAGCTGAGCAACTCGATCTGGATCACGGAATCCTGATCCGTAGAGAAATCAGTCCTGAAGGAAAATCACGAGCTTTTATAAATGACACACCGGTAAACTTGCAGCAATTAAAAGAACTCGGCGGACTGTTGGTAGATATCCATTCGCAGCATGAAACACTATTGCTCAACAAGAGTAATTTTCAGTTGTCAGTGCTGGATGCATTTGTCGGACATAAAGATTTGTTGTTGAATTATGCTAATTCTTATTCAACTTATAAAAGGTTAGAAAAAGAACTGCTAGAATTGCGGGCCGAGGAACAACGATCCAAAGCTGATCAGGATTACTTCGATTTCCAGTATAAGGAACTTGAGGAGGCACATTTGGAATCCTATGATCTTGAAAAACTCGAAGATGAATACAAAACACTAACTCATGCCGGTGAAATTCAGCAGGGACTTGAACACTTGCTCACTCTGCTCACCAGTGGAGAAAGCAATGTGCTCAGTCAAATCACCGGAATGTTTGGTCAGGTTCAGCAACTGTCAAAATACAATAACAGACTTGTCGATCTGGCACAGCGATTTAAGAGTGTTCAGATTGAACTGAAAGATCTGGAAAATGAACTGGAGACAATTGGTTCAGAAATACAATCTGATCCCGGCAGGCTGGAAATTGTGAACGAGCAACTGAATACAATAAATAAACTCCAGCAAAAACACCGGGTAAACAGCATTGCGGATTTGTTGAGATTGAAAGAAGAATTTGGCCAGAAATTAGAGGGAATCCATTCACTCGATGATAAAATTGCAAGTTGTGAATCGGCCATGAATGACATTCGAAAAGCACTTACCGATCTATCCGGCCAAATTACAGCAAACAGGAATAAAACAATTCCGACTGTAGAAGCCAGTATCAAAAAATTATTGTCAGAAGTTGGCATGCCCAATGCTATTCTCAAAATCGAAAATACGGCTTATCCCGAAGGGGAATGGGGACCAAACGGATGTGATCAGATTCGATTTCTTTTTTCCGCAAACAAAGGCATTGCCTATTCCGAAATCAGCAAAGTGGCTTCCGGTGGTGAACTCAGTCGATTGATGCTTTGTCTCAAATCAGCAGTTGCCAGACTCATTGAACTGCCTACAATAGTTTTTGACGAAATTGATACCGGAGTTTCCGGAGAAACTGCTTTTAAAATTGGGAAAGTGATGCAGGAAATGTCTAAAAAACACCAGCTCATCGCGATCACACATCTTCCACAAATTGCCAGCAGGGGAGAGGCTCACTTCTTCGTTTACAAAAATGTTACCGGTAAAAAGACCTTTACTCATGTCCGTCAGTTGACAAATGATGAACGTGTTGTTGAAATAGCACGGATGTTGAGTGGCGACAAACCAACTGCTGTAGCCATGGAAAACGCGAAGGAACTGTTGAAGATTTGA